CATGATTGCCGTAAATGAACTTTCGGATTTAAAATGTAATAAAAGAGGAGTCTTAGATCAACTTATTGTATTAGTCTCTCCATATGCGCCGCATATTGCAGAGGAATTATGGTCGCTTTCGGGACATAATAATACCGTTGAATATGAACATTATCCCATCTTTAATTCTAAATTTATTGAAGAGGATGATTTTGAATATCCGGTTTCATTTAATGGAAAACTCAGATTTAAAATCAGACTACCATTAACAATTAATCAGGATGAAGTTGAAAAAATAGTTTTATCCGCACCTGAAGCAAAAAAATGGATTGATGGTAAAACTGTTAAGAAATTTATCTTCGTTCCAAAGAAAATTATTAATATTGCAGTAGTTTAAACATATTCTTTTTATAATTTTCTACTCCAGGCTGGTCAAACGGATTAACATTCAACATATATCCGCCAATTCCGCAGGCAAACTCAAATAAATAAATCAATTGTCCCAGATAATATTCACTAATATTTGGGACATTTATTATTATATTAGGCACGCCACCTTCAACATGTGCCTGAACAGTTGCTTTTTCTGCTGTTTTATTGATTTGATGTAATGTTTTTCCCGCAAGATAATTTAATCCATCGAAATCGTTTTCAATTTTAGGAATCGAAACATCATTACTGATATTCTCAACATGAAGAATAGTTTCGAATAATATTTTAGAACCTGACTGAATAAACTGTCCCAGGGAATGTAAATCAGTTGTGAAAGAAACACTTGCAGGAAACAAACCTTTTCCATTTTTGCCTTCACTTTCACCGAAAAGTTGTTTCCACCATTCGCCGAAAGAATTCAATTGACTAAGATAAGTTACAAAAATTTCAACATCAAAACCTAATGCGTATAAACAATATCTTGCCATTGCGTATTGTAAAGCCGGATTTTTTGATATATCCTTTTCATTTCTGCAAATTTTTGACATATCATTTGCACCTTTCACAAGTTCCTCAATATTAATTCCTGCAAAAGCTAAAGGAACTAAACCCACAGGCGTTAAAACAGAAAACCTGCCGCCTATATCATCGGGAATTACATAAGATTTATAATTATTTTCTAATGTTGTTTTGTGTAAAGTGCCTTTCTTTTCATCTGTAATAGTGATAATTCGTTCAAAAACTTTAGTACCATATTTATTTTCGGCATGCTGCTTTATTATTCTAAAAGCAATTGCAGGTTCCAAAGTTGTACCGGATTTTGATATTACAATTAATGCATAATCTTCATTATCCAAATTAATCAACAAATTATGTAGATTCTGTCCGTTAATATCATTGCCTGCAAAATGTATCTTAATATCCGGTTTTAATTGTGGTTTCAGAGCATCAATAATTGCTTTGGCACCGAGATAAGAACCGCCAATACCTACTA
This portion of the Bacteroidales bacterium genome encodes:
- a CDS encoding glucose-6-phosphate isomerase, whose translation is MNTISINNEYFKEFIPLELYDVIIDELYSAFDTLINKTGEGKEFTGWINSPELTIESSVINDIMEQISQVKKKIDSLVVVGIGGSYLGAKAIIDALKPQLKPDIKIHFAGNDINGQNLHNLLINLDNEDYALIVISKSGTTLEPAIAFRIIKQHAENKYGTKVFERIITITDEKKGTLHKTTLENNYKSYVIPDDIGGRFSVLTPVGLVPLAFAGINIEELVKGANDMSKICRNEKDISKNPALQYAMARYCLYALGFDVEIFVTYLSQLNSFGEWWKQLFGESEGKNGKGLFPASVSFTTDLHSLGQFIQSGSKILFETILHVENISNDVSIPKIENDFDGLNYLAGKTLHQINKTAEKATVQAHVEGGVPNIIINVPNISEYYLGQLIYLFEFACGIGGYMLNVNPFDQPGVENYKKNMFKLLQY